In a genomic window of Bemisia tabaci chromosome 1, PGI_BMITA_v3:
- the Stam gene encoding uncharacterized protein Stam isoform X3, producing MFGIFGAASPFDADVEKVTDEKQTSEDWAAIMNFCDKVGDSEQNARDSLRSILKRLNHEDPHVQLLAITLLDACVNNCGKYFRLVVASRDFTQDYRKLLSKVQEPKVNEKLKMLLKKWADEDFKKDDQLALIPALYKDLVKEGVVFPQPELNQSKGMAESAVKRAKSLLKKTLETKSDIDLAVLEYNSTPIVHLGASPSQMLMGRVLRTQIPISPEQLQPKLISVEEKRKIHSEKVENHYNQSCKLAQEFHADEKVWLLQQNGQWHPAVIVEKFHKFPRSYLVKNSQGNILRRNSRFLKKRTSEVRVDPSLLLFFDGDIEAHDLVLPNSHIITNNSETSAELEDDNTSEGSEMDVTVIEHNLDKLNADKEITLSSSSSDSSEFLGFNTEPLQSPNDSTTSDFLGFNTETLPSPIQSIASASKRSNNESSPSCSKTETNIGGAKETAIKMSPQTVNKLRHLGRGVPIRKDPNFVYDQPRKAAHLSK from the exons AGAAAGTGACGGATGAAAAGCAAACATCTGAAGACTGGGCAGCTATCATGAACTTTTGCGATAAAGTAGGTGATTCTGAGCAAAATGCAAGAGATAGTCTCCGGTCAATATTGAAGAGATTAAATCATGAAGATCCTCACGTTCAGTTACTGGCCATTACT CTTCTGGATGCTTGCGTAAATAACTGCGGAAAGTACTTTCGTTTGGTGGTAGCATCAAGGGATTTCACTCAAGACTATCGTAAATTACTCAGCAAAGTCCAAGAGCCAAAAGTTaacgaaaagttgaaaatgCTGCTGAAAAAGTGGGCGGACGAAGACTTCAAAAAAGATGACCAACTTGCTTTAATTCCAGCTCTCTACAAAGACCTTGTGAAAGAAGGAGTTGTATTTCCGCAGCCAGAATTAAAT CAGTCCAAAGGAATGGCGGAATCAGCCGTCAAACGAGCAAAAAGTTTACTAAAGAAAACTCTTGAAACCAAAAGTGACATTGATCTCGCAGTTCTAGAATACAATTCAACACCCATTGTACATCTAGGAGCCTCACCCTCTCAAATGCTAATGGGTCGAGTGCTTAGAACACAAATTCCTATCAGTCCTGAACAATTGCAACCAAAATTAATTAGTGTTGAAGAAAAGCGTAAAATTCACTCAGAAAAAGTTGAGAATCATTACAATCAGAGTTGTAAACTTGCACAGGAATTCCATGCGGACGAAAAAGTTTGGTTACTGCAACAAAACGGGCAATGGCACCCAGCAGttatcgttgaaaaatttcacaaattccCACGATCATACTTAGTTAAGAATAGTCAGGGCAATATTTTAAGAAGGAActccagattcttaaagaaaaggaCAAGTGAGGTGAGGGTAGATCCCTCTTTGTTGTTGTTCTTTGATGGGGACATTGAAGCTCATGATCTTGTTTTGCCGAATAGTCATATCATCACTAACAATTCAGAAACTAGCGCTGAGTTGGAAGATGACAATACCTCTGAAGGAAGCGAGATGGATGTTACCGTCATCGAACATAATTTGGATAAATTAAATGCTGATAAAGAGATAACATTGTCATCCTCCAGCTCCGATAGCTCTGAATTTTTAGGGTTCAACACTGAGCCATTACAGAGTCCAAACGACTCAACCACATCAGACTTCCTTGGGTTTAATACAGAGACATTACCATCTCCAATTCAATCAATTGCCTCTGCCTCTAAACGTTCTAATAATGAATCATCACCTAGTTGTTCCAAAACTGAAACAAATATTGGAGGAGCTAAAGAAACTGCAATTAAAATGTCTCCTCAAACTGTGAATAAATTAAGACACCTAGGAAGAGGTGTTCCAATTCGCAAAGACCCAAATTTTGTTTATGATCAACCGAGAAAAGCTGCTCACTTGTCAAAGTAA